TGCGGCCGCGATGCAGAACAGATCACCGATCTTAAATGTAAAAGGAAGCTGGATGGTTAACAGTGAAATGCCCGTTAAGGCCAGCACAATACTGACAACCGCTTTGTTCTCTATTTTTTTCTTAAATAGAAACGTATGTAATAAGGGGACAAACACCACCGTTAGACTGACCAGAAATCCGGCATTGGATGTTGTCGTGGTCTTGAGACCGAAGGTAAGCGCGGTGAACATGATAAATAATATAAAGCCTAGGAGCATGGCATATCGAATCGTCTTTACGTTAACCTGGCGCAAGCGGGGGAGAAAAATCAAGCCTGCAAGTATAAAGGCCAATCCAAAGCGTAGGGCTATCAAATTAAACTCCCCTAGCGAATCCAGTCCCATTTTCATAAAAAGATAGGACGAGCCCCAACAAATGGTGATGAATAAAATCATAAGATCGGCCTTCAGCGGTTTCAAGTTCTATTTCCTCCTTCAAGTGATTGAACAGAATCAGTATACTCACGTACAATAGACAAGTAAAACGAATGTTTCTAATGATAAACATGAGTAAAATTCATGTATAAATGAGCAGGAGGAATTCCCTTGAGCATAAATAAATTCAAAGTTCTATTGAAGGTCGTCGAGCTCGGAAGTTTGACCCAAGCCGCTGAAGTGATGGGTTTTACGCAGTCCGGTGTCAGCCATATGATCAGCAGCCTGGAAGATGAGTTTGGTTTCTCGTTGCTTATTCGGAATCGTTCAGGAGCGAAGCTGACAACCAATGGCGAAGAGATTCTGAAGACGATACGGGAAATATTGAAATGGAACGAACATTTGGAACAGCAGGTGGCTTCCATTCATGGAATCGAGCTGGGAACCATTCACATCGGTACCTTCACCAGTGTCGGTGTTCACTGGCTGCCGGGCATTATTCAGGACTTTCAGCGGGATTATCCCCATATCGAGATTCGTTTGGTCGAAGGAGATTACCGGGAAATCGAGGATTGGATCGCTGAGGGCAAGATCGATTGCGGGTTCCTGTCACTTCCAACGTCGGATACATTCGATGCGATTCCCCTGCATCAAGACCCGATGCTTGTATTGCTGCCCATGGAACATCCGCTTAGTTCTGAGGACTCTATTACATTGTCCCAGATTGAGAATGAACCGTTTATTATGCCAAGCAAAGGTTCCGATTATGATGTGAACCGGATGCTGGAGAAAGCCCGGATCAAGCCGGATATCAAATATACACTTGGTGATGATTATGCCATTATGGCCATGGTGGAGAAGGGTCTCGGCATCAGCATTCTTCCAGAACTTGTGCTGCGAGGGCAGCAACGGAATATACGGCTGATCGAATTGAAGGAGAAGAGCTTCAGATCGCTTGGCATTGCCGTAAATTCCATGCGGGAGATATCTCCCGCTACGAAGCGATTCTTGGATTATGTTAAGAGTTACCCCAAGCTGTAGCTGCTATAAGGGCGCTAAATGAGACTCATACCCGGCATACAGACGCTATCACACGGCAGGAGCTTCGTTCATGAACTTCACTACATAAAATAATGGGTGTCACAAAATCACTTGTTGGGATTGTTATATAGGTAAACAAAGAAGGAGGTGAGCTCACTTGCAGCCAACCATCCCCGGGGAAGCGGAAGGAAGAAGAGAAGCCATTGAAGCGGTTGTAGAACAAGTCAAATCAGGAGATAAACACGCATACCAAGCGATCATCCTCCAGTTTGAGCGGCAGATGTACACGTACTGCTACTATATTCTGAAAAATCATACGGAGACTGAAGATGCGGTACAAGAAATTTTTATTCGTGCCTATGAACATCTTCATCAGTACAAGAGACAAGTGTCTTTCTCCGCCTGGTTGTATAAAATGGCCTATCATCATTTGATCAATATCAAAAAGAAGCAGAGCCGTTTTCTTAACCTGATCGAGCATTGCAAGGAACAGCAGCCGGATATGCAGATATCTCAGCACGAGCCGGTTGTGTACGAGCTGTTAACCTACCTGACAGCAGAAGAACGACACATTTTGCTGTTGAAGGCGGTTGAACAGTATACCTTTGAGGAAATCAGCGACATCATGGGACTCAAATCGGCAACGATACGAAAGAAGTATGAACGGTTACGACGTAAACTGATGGACCGAATAAGCAAAAAAGGAGAGGTAGCACGTGGGACAATCGCCGAAACAAACGGAATTCGCTGAAATGAATGTACTTGAAGAAATGATTCGAGAATCATCCTTACAGAAGAATAGCTTGAGCTATCAAATTATGAACAGGATTGGAGAACGTGAAATGACAAGGACAAGAACATCATCCAAACGGCAACCGAATGTTTTAAAAAGAACGATACTCGTTGCATCCGCAGCTGCTGTGCTGGGAGGAAGCGTAATCGGGTCAGGATTTGTATCGCCGGTCATGGCGGCAAACCTGAAGCAAATCCCAGTGATCGGCGTGCTATTCAAAGGAACCAGCGAAGAAGCAGTTCATACCGCTATAAAGCAAGGGATTCTATCCGAACCGAACTTGAGCGTGACTCACGATGGCGTGACTTTGAAGATAGCTAACCTTCTATACGATGGAACTCGGCTGTCCTTTATACTCGAACGCGAGGGAGTGGATTTACCGAGTACAGCTTCTCCGTATATAAGCGAAGATGCTAAATTCATCGGTAATCCAGATAGCGAGTATATTAAGTCGAGGACAGTAGCTAAGAAGGATCAGGAAAAAGGCTATATTGAAACGCCGCGAATTCTGGTGGACGGACAAGAAGTAGTGATGGGCGAAGGGACATTTGGAGATTACCCGCAACAGGACAATGCCTACATCGTTGAGCTTTCCAAGGATCTGAATCTGCCTGATCAATTCGAGCTGACCATTCAGGCCAACGTAACCCAAGTGAATGAAACCTTCGAGTTCAAGGTCCCTGTGAATGTCACTAATAAATCGGTTGTCGTGAAGCCGGACCAGGCTACAAAATCGGATGGACAATTCAGTTATACCGTGAAGCAATTGGATATTTCACCGGTATCGACCCGCCTGGTTCTGGATAGTAAAGGCGAGGTGCCTGCTTCTGCAGAGCAAACAGGCGATTACAGCGCCAGCATGGTATATTACGAACTTGTGGATGATCAAGGGAATGTGCTGAATCCTCGGATGTTTGGTTACTTTAACAGCAAGCCCAAGACTGAATATCATATCGACGAATTGTACAGTCCTGTAAACGGAACTCCGAAATCCATCACGATTAAACCGTTTACTCTGACCGTAAACAACAAGGATTGGAGCGTAGTTGGTCAAGGAAAGGACAGCATCGGAGATAAAACATATCTGACGGAACTGGAAATGACCATTCCGGTTCAACCGTAACAACGAGCGTAAGTATAAGAGAGGCCCGCATAAGCTGCGGGCCTCTCTCTCATTCTTCATCATTCTGGCTTATGTTTCGGCTCGAAATGTTTTGCCTAACGGGGTGCCAAGGCCATAATAATGCCGGAAATTATATATGATCGGGCTCCATTTGGCAGGATCAATGTGATGCTCATTCCACATGATGTTTCGATGGGCGTGTACATGGATCGCCTGTGTTTCGACAATGGCAAACATGGAAGAATAGTTAGGCATTGAATGTTTTTTACTGCGGCCTCAATTTGAATGGGGCACTCCATGATGCGAGTAGGCTTTACCGCGACAGAATCCGCTGGAGTTAAACCGCTAATCGCGTATTTATCTTTTTCATATGTAAAACCGTTCTTTGCCTTACCATCAGGAACCGGATATTTTCCTGTATGAGGGGCTAATTGTTCAACATTTTCCCATAAGGAAGGGTCTGGAAGGTTGATGACACATTCCGGATGCCTTTCCAAATTCTCCATCGCTTTACCGCCAAGTCCGATTCCTAAAACAATGTAATCTCCGAGCGCCCATGAAGAGGATATGGGACTTATATTTACGGTATCGTCTTCATTTAGCGTATTGAGTAAAATTACCGGGGTTCCATAGTACAGAATTTTCGGTTTAATGATGTCCGAGTTGATCATGCCTTTCATTTCCTTCATAAAATGTTCCTCCCATTAACTGTTTTATCCCAAATCATTGTAAAATAGAAAAGGTTCGATGCTCATCGAAATATGGATTACATCGGAGGGATCGAGATGAATGCGAATTCGAACATAGCACAAGTAGCCTCACTCGTAAGCGATGCTTCTAGAGCGGCTATTCTAACCGTCTTATTGGATGGGCGATATCATCCGGCAAGCGAGCTGGCGTACATGGCAAACATCAAACCGCAAACGGCAAGCTTCCATTTATCGAAAATGGTAGCGGCGAATCTGGTCACCGTTGAGCAGCAGGGAAGACATCGTTATTATGGGATACAGAATCAGGAGGTTGCCCAGATCATGGAGACACTTCTATCGATAACGCCTCCTGTCGAAATAAGATCATTAAACCAAGCTGCGGAGAATGAAGCCTTACGTCAGGCAAGGACTTGCTACGATCATCTTGCGGGGAAATTGGGAATCCAATTGACGAATTCACTGCTCAGCGCAGGGGTCCTATCCGAAGTGGAAGATCATTATACCGTTACAGAAAAAGGAGAGGACTTTTTCAAGGCATTTCAGGTCGATCTGGGCCGTGTTAAGCGCAAACGCCGCTCTTTCACACATCGATGCCTGGATTGGAGTGAAAGACGCCATCACCTAGCCGGGGCCTTGGGACATGCCCTGCTAGAAAGGTTGCTCGAGTTACATTGGATACAACGCGTTCCAAGCACAAGAGCCATAAAAATCACGCCAGAAGGCAAGAAGGGATTGCAGGAAATATTCCATATTGACGTGGAGTAGGAACGGGGCTACGGTATAGGACTAATGGTGAAGGTAGACGATGCAGATATACTTATGGATGCAGAAATATGGATGCAGAAATATGGATGCAGAAAAATGAATGCAGAAAAATAAAAAGGACTGCCCTCGCCTCATCGGAAGATGAAGAAAGGCAGTCCTTGAATTAGAGATTAGCGCAGTGTTTTTAAAGCTCCGCTCCATGCAAGCACTTGGTCAAGCATGCCATTCAGGTTGACGAGATGCAGATCAGCCGGTTTGAATACAGAGCCATTCTCGAAATCAGTGAATAACGAAAGCGCTGGGTGTACACGAACATCCGCTACGGACAATTCGCCCAGAATTCCACGCAGATGTTCGGCAGCACGAGCGCCGCCAACCGAACCGTAACTCACGATACCTGCAGCTTTGTTGTTCCATGGCTCACGAGCAAAATCGAGTGCATTTTTCAAAGCCCCAGAAATACTGTGGTTGTATTCTTGTACGATGAATACAAAGCCGTCAAGACTGTTCAGCTTGTTGTTCCAAGCGGTAGCTTGCTCTGTAGCATCAGCTTCGCCCAAAAGCGGCAGCTTGTAATCAGCGATATCAACGATTTCGTAGTTTGCATCTCCGCGTTCATCAGCGATACGTTTAACCCATTCACCTACTTGCGGGCTTAAACGGCCTTGACGTGTGCTGCCTAGAATGATACCGATATTCAATTTGGACATTGTTGTTACCTCCTGATTATTTGAAATTTATTTTTACCGTGATGTATTTGTTATTTTGCATGAGCTAATCATAATCTCAGGGGGTTAACTTTGTCAAGTAGCTTACAAAAAGTTTGTGAAAATTATTCCAATATTTTTTGTCCCATTACGGTCCCAATGCGCCTGGATATGTTCCTGACAACGGACGGTGTTTTGTACCGCATAGACAGCAGTAATGTTATACTGATCATATGTCCTGAAACAATATTTCTGAAGCGGGATAAGCGGTAATTCAGCAACAAAAGTACATATACAGATTGGAGAGGTGAAGCAAGTATGGAACTTAGACAATTAAGATCCGACGAGTTTGAGATCAGCACCAAATTATCCGAATATGCCTTTCAATATACGCTAACACCGGAGCAGCGAGAATCCAATCAAAAACATTTTAAACCTGAACGCTTCTGGGGGATATTTGATGGAGAAGAGCTGCAAGCGAAACTGACCATCATCCCGCTGCAAGTTTATGTGCATGGAAACAAATTCGAAATGGGCGGTATTGCCGGTGTGGCAACATGGCCCGAGAACCGCAGACAGGGACATGTATCCACCTTGCTCAAGCATGCATTGCAAGAGATGAAGAGCAAAGGCCAGACCCTTTCCTTCCTGCATCCGTTTTCGATCCCGTTCTATCGTAAATTTGGCTGGGAACTTTACGCGGAATACAAAAAGTACACCATTCCGGTATCTAAATTCCCGCGTAAGGTGGAAGTGCCTGGCCGCATTGTAAGAGGCGTAACCGATATTCCAACACTGGACGGCATGTATCAAGCCTATGCCAGCCGCTATAACGGGACTCTTGTGCGTGATGAAGCATGGTGGACAAGATCCGTGCTGCAAGGCGACAATCACAGCGTTGTTTATTATTCAGCGGAGGGAAAACCGACGGGCTACGCGTTATATGAACTCAAAGACAAAGATCTTGTGTGCGACGAATTTGTGTACCTGAACGAAGAAGCACGAAGCGCACTCTGGACCTTTTTTGGAAACCATGATTCCAGGATTGAGCAGGTTACAATGACAATGGTACCTGGGGATGATCAGCTGCCATTCATGCTGCCGGATCCACGCGTTACCCAGGAAGTGGTCCCTTACTTCATGGCCCGAATCGTAGATTTGAAATCCTTTGTGGAGCAGTACGCTTTTGAGGCTCATCAGGAAGCCGTAATGACCTTAGAGGTGGAAGATTCCGCTGCGCCTTGGAATGCGGGCAGATGGAGGTTGTCCGTTAATCAAGAGGGGAAAGCGGAGCTGTCGGAGCTTCCGACCGATCAAGGGGAGCAGGCTGATCTGACCACCGATATTCAGACGTTGTCTGCTCTGTTTACGGGATATAAAAGACCACAGGCGCTGCATGCCATTCACCGGCTATCTGGGAATCCAAAGGCTGTAAAACAACTGGAAACGATGATCCCCGCCGGTCAAACCTATCTCATGGATTTCTTTTGAGAAAGGGAGAAGACTAGGTGATTCGCAGACTTTTGCCTGA
This Paenibacillus sp. JZ16 DNA region includes the following protein-coding sequences:
- a CDS encoding DMT family transporter gives rise to the protein MKPLKADLMILFITICWGSSYLFMKMGLDSLGEFNLIALRFGLAFILAGLIFLPRLRQVNVKTIRYAMLLGFILFIMFTALTFGLKTTTTSNAGFLVSLTVVFVPLLHTFLFKKKIENKAVVSIVLALTGISLLTIQLPFTFKIGDLFCIAAALCYALHINMVSTAAQKVDTLSLGILQLGFTGLYAFISSLLFEAPVWPSTTHSWVAVLVLSVVCTAVGFIFQTIAQQYTTATRTGLVFSLEPVFAALVGFWFAHEVLNSNQYLGAALVFLSVVISSVNVNVRRRSTIKNSPVPMETYSAEFK
- a CDS encoding LysR family transcriptional regulator codes for the protein MSINKFKVLLKVVELGSLTQAAEVMGFTQSGVSHMISSLEDEFGFSLLIRNRSGAKLTTNGEEILKTIREILKWNEHLEQQVASIHGIELGTIHIGTFTSVGVHWLPGIIQDFQRDYPHIEIRLVEGDYREIEDWIAEGKIDCGFLSLPTSDTFDAIPLHQDPMLVLLPMEHPLSSEDSITLSQIENEPFIMPSKGSDYDVNRMLEKARIKPDIKYTLGDDYAIMAMVEKGLGISILPELVLRGQQRNIRLIELKEKSFRSLGIAVNSMREISPATKRFLDYVKSYPKL
- a CDS encoding RNA polymerase sigma factor, which translates into the protein MQPTIPGEAEGRREAIEAVVEQVKSGDKHAYQAIILQFERQMYTYCYYILKNHTETEDAVQEIFIRAYEHLHQYKRQVSFSAWLYKMAYHHLINIKKKQSRFLNLIEHCKEQQPDMQISQHEPVVYELLTYLTAEERHILLLKAVEQYTFEEISDIMGLKSATIRKKYERLRRKLMDRISKKGEVARGTIAETNGIR
- a CDS encoding DUF4179 domain-containing protein, with product MGQSPKQTEFAEMNVLEEMIRESSLQKNSLSYQIMNRIGEREMTRTRTSSKRQPNVLKRTILVASAAAVLGGSVIGSGFVSPVMAANLKQIPVIGVLFKGTSEEAVHTAIKQGILSEPNLSVTHDGVTLKIANLLYDGTRLSFILEREGVDLPSTASPYISEDAKFIGNPDSEYIKSRTVAKKDQEKGYIETPRILVDGQEVVMGEGTFGDYPQQDNAYIVELSKDLNLPDQFELTIQANVTQVNETFEFKVPVNVTNKSVVVKPDQATKSDGQFSYTVKQLDISPVSTRLVLDSKGEVPASAEQTGDYSASMVYYELVDDQGNVLNPRMFGYFNSKPKTEYHIDELYSPVNGTPKSITIKPFTLTVNNKDWSVVGQGKDSIGDKTYLTELEMTIPVQP
- a CDS encoding ArsR/SmtB family transcription factor, with the translated sequence MNANSNIAQVASLVSDASRAAILTVLLDGRYHPASELAYMANIKPQTASFHLSKMVAANLVTVEQQGRHRYYGIQNQEVAQIMETLLSITPPVEIRSLNQAAENEALRQARTCYDHLAGKLGIQLTNSLLSAGVLSEVEDHYTVTEKGEDFFKAFQVDLGRVKRKRRSFTHRCLDWSERRHHLAGALGHALLERLLELHWIQRVPSTRAIKITPEGKKGLQEIFHIDVE
- a CDS encoding NADPH-dependent FMN reductase, giving the protein MSKLNIGIILGSTRQGRLSPQVGEWVKRIADERGDANYEIVDIADYKLPLLGEADATEQATAWNNKLNSLDGFVFIVQEYNHSISGALKNALDFAREPWNNKAAGIVSYGSVGGARAAEHLRGILGELSVADVRVHPALSLFTDFENGSVFKPADLHLVNLNGMLDQVLAWSGALKTLR
- a CDS encoding GNAT family N-acetyltransferase → MELRQLRSDEFEISTKLSEYAFQYTLTPEQRESNQKHFKPERFWGIFDGEELQAKLTIIPLQVYVHGNKFEMGGIAGVATWPENRRQGHVSTLLKHALQEMKSKGQTLSFLHPFSIPFYRKFGWELYAEYKKYTIPVSKFPRKVEVPGRIVRGVTDIPTLDGMYQAYASRYNGTLVRDEAWWTRSVLQGDNHSVVYYSAEGKPTGYALYELKDKDLVCDEFVYLNEEARSALWTFFGNHDSRIEQVTMTMVPGDDQLPFMLPDPRVTQEVVPYFMARIVDLKSFVEQYAFEAHQEAVMTLEVEDSAAPWNAGRWRLSVNQEGKAELSELPTDQGEQADLTTDIQTLSALFTGYKRPQALHAIHRLSGNPKAVKQLETMIPAGQTYLMDFF